One window of Metamycoplasma arthritidis genomic DNA carries:
- the trmD gene encoding tRNA (guanosine(37)-N1)-methyltransferase TrmD, whose protein sequence is MKINILSLFPEYFKAFQENSMIAKAIKLGHLEINVINFRDFSKEKHQKVDDTVYGGGDGMLLQVEPIDLALESVPNSYKILLSPQGQVFNQTKAHELAKHQEITLVCGHYEGFDERVLEFVDEELSVGDFILTGGEIPAMLITEAVARLVPGVLKKGSHENESFEGDGLLDYPQYTKPAIYKGLKVPEVLLSGNHALIDRWRKEASYSKTLKNRKDILAKRKEKPHEN, encoded by the coding sequence ATGAAGATTAACATTCTTAGCTTGTTTCCCGAGTATTTTAAAGCTTTTCAAGAAAACAGCATGATTGCTAAAGCAATTAAATTAGGACATCTTGAAATTAACGTTATTAACTTTCGTGATTTTTCAAAAGAAAAGCACCAAAAAGTTGACGACACTGTCTATGGTGGTGGCGATGGCATGCTACTACAAGTAGAACCAATTGATCTTGCCTTAGAATCTGTTCCTAATAGTTATAAGATCCTCTTAAGTCCTCAAGGCCAAGTTTTTAATCAAACGAAGGCACACGAACTAGCAAAGCACCAAGAAATTACCTTAGTTTGTGGCCACTATGAAGGATTTGATGAACGGGTTTTAGAATTTGTTGATGAAGAGCTTTCGGTTGGTGATTTCATTCTAACTGGCGGCGAGATTCCAGCAATGCTAATAACTGAAGCAGTTGCCCGACTTGTGCCAGGCGTCCTTAAAAAAGGCAGTCATGAAAATGAAAGTTTTGAAGGCGATGGCTTACTTGACTATCCACAGTACACAAAACCAGCTATTTACAAAGGCCTAAAGGTGCCCGAAGTGCTTCTAAGCGGCAATCACGCGTTAATTGACAGATGAAGAAAAGAAGCTTCCTACTCAAAAACACTCAAGAATAGAAAAGACATCTTAGCAAAAAGAAAGGAAAAACCCCATGAGAACTAA
- the rplS gene encoding 50S ribosomal protein L19 — translation MRTKLLELVEKDQIRTDLPEIREGYNVKVHVRIKEGNKERIQVFEGLVIASYGTGINKSITVRKDSYGVGVERIFKLNSPLIAHIEVTRINKVRRAKLYYMRDLKGKSARLKEIKKAK, via the coding sequence ATGAGAACTAAATTATTAGAATTAGTTGAAAAAGATCAAATTAGAACTGATCTACCAGAAATTCGTGAAGGTTACAATGTTAAAGTTCACGTAAGAATCAAAGAAGGTAACAAAGAAAGAATTCAAGTTTTTGAAGGTCTTGTTATCGCTTCTTATGGGACAGGAATTAATAAATCAATTACTGTTCGTAAAGATTCTTATGGCGTTGGTGTAGAAAGAATTTTTAAACTAAATTCGCCACTAATAGCTCACATTGAAGTAACTAGAATTAATAAAGTTAGAAGAGCAAAACTTTACTATATGCGTGATCTTAAAGGAAAAAGCGCTCGTCTTAAAGAAATCAAAAAAGCTAAATAA
- a CDS encoding MSC_0624 family F1-like ATPase-associated membrane protein, whose translation MDYQNSRSDNIKLFDNSFSSLKSSRENKISRIFKIILLSIFIVATFFLLAFFNETFFATKMFSDWGIADFLNFETLRNQQRNTMIIIRFSILAFVFFYSLARNFMNTYHQKEAIKKYWPWFTLYLALTIASFGLLFGFHDANPQSLLMLSFILIPLLLVNLGSSIYSYFLKRKTDPLLYKTSLIISQLSQIILIVSVISMLGIWINASTSTNLEELLFSNNSFYDFFANNVFGSSTFSSLIIIFTMTASLILLIIGANASKIAFMTFKANKQEYFKHRLVWLVSFLITIVLVIFRVVLIKIDNTGVLGYSLSRSIFLIEILFASIIFGLYVVFYFLRKTKTNSFVLNTIIYAFAQMMLWISLFITTLLSRQNPHINFINVVVVTIYSTIMLIFYYRRNSHYSFLASLMSTLSVATIAFSALIFACNHLLLSQNNLIFLTIDSNLYLTEIALIITVVVWITFLSSSLIALAMTSIKISQHKKSKDKTTNLTRS comes from the coding sequence ATGGATTACCAGAACTCGCGTTCCGACAATATTAAACTTTTCGACAATAGTTTCTCATCTTTAAAATCATCGCGTGAAAATAAAATTTCACGGATTTTTAAAATCATTTTATTGTCAATTTTTATTGTTGCAACATTCTTTTTACTGGCATTCTTCAATGAAACTTTTTTCGCTACAAAAATGTTTAGTGATTGAGGAATTGCCGACTTTTTAAATTTTGAAACCTTGCGTAATCAACAACGTAATACAATGATTATCATTAGGTTTTCTATTTTGGCTTTTGTATTTTTCTATTCATTAGCTAGAAATTTCATGAACACTTATCATCAAAAAGAAGCAATTAAGAAATATTGACCTTGATTTACTCTTTATCTAGCGTTAACAATTGCTTCGTTTGGACTGTTATTTGGCTTTCATGATGCAAATCCGCAAAGTTTACTAATGCTTAGTTTTATTTTAATTCCCTTACTTTTAGTTAATTTGGGTTCATCAATCTATTCATATTTTCTAAAAAGAAAAACTGATCCACTTTTATACAAAACCTCTTTAATTATTTCGCAACTCTCACAAATAATACTAATAGTTAGTGTTATTAGTATGTTAGGAATTTGGATTAATGCATCAACTTCGACCAATTTAGAAGAGTTGTTGTTCTCAAATAATAGTTTTTATGATTTTTTTGCTAACAATGTGTTTGGCTCAAGCACTTTTTCTAGTTTAATAATCATTTTTACAATGACTGCTTCATTAATACTTTTAATTATCGGTGCTAACGCAAGCAAGATTGCTTTTATGACTTTTAAAGCTAATAAGCAAGAATATTTCAAACATAGACTAGTTTGACTTGTTAGTTTCTTGATTACAATAGTTTTAGTCATCTTCCGAGTTGTGCTTATAAAAATTGATAATACCGGCGTCTTAGGATACTCGCTTTCACGTAGCATTTTCTTAATTGAAATTCTTTTTGCTTCAATAATTTTTGGTTTGTATGTTGTATTTTACTTTCTACGCAAGACCAAAACTAATTCATTTGTTCTAAATACTATTATCTATGCGTTTGCGCAAATGATGTTGTGAATTTCACTGTTCATTACTACGTTGCTAAGTCGACAAAACCCCCACATAAACTTCATAAACGTAGTAGTGGTTACGATTTACTCAACTATAATGTTAATTTTCTATTATCGTCGCAATAGTCACTATAGTTTTCTAGCTTCGCTTATGTCAACGCTATCAGTGGCAACTATTGCTTTTAGTGCTTTAATTTTTGCATGTAATCACCTTCTTCTTTCGCAAAACAATTTAATTTTTCTAACAATTGATTCTAATTTATACTTAACAGAAATTGCTTTAATCATAACTGTAGTAGTATGAATTACATTTCTATCAAGTTCGCTTATTGCTTTGGCAATGACTTCAATTAAGATTTCACAACACAAAAAAAGCAAAGACAAAACTACTAATCTAACAAGGAGCTAA
- a CDS encoding DUF2714 domain-containing protein, whose protein sequence is MKRNKEQEQQLFDAYQAYNDARAEDSFIKYDKLIASVLLKNNISFNSEIYIKFVEKMTMAINKHYDLLFRDFVITFNVNGRFGNDLLVPMIANFESSNNEAINFREALTNDTKASQFLYDLNNEIARLLNQKSYVEIFPNIILYISPNTEHLKLLFSRETVSKLVTPEV, encoded by the coding sequence ATGAAAAGAAATAAAGAACAAGAACAACAATTATTTGACGCCTATCAAGCATACAACGATGCAAGAGCGGAAGATAGTTTTATTAAATATGATAAGTTAATAGCTTCAGTTTTGTTAAAAAACAACATTAGTTTTAACTCTGAGATTTATATAAAATTTGTTGAAAAAATGACAATGGCTATTAATAAGCATTACGATCTACTTTTCCGTGATTTCGTAATCACTTTTAACGTTAATGGTCGTTTTGGAAATGATTTGCTAGTACCAATGATTGCTAATTTCGAATCAAGTAATAACGAAGCTATTAATTTCCGCGAAGCGCTAACTAATGACACTAAAGCTAGTCAATTTTTATACGATTTAAACAATGAAATTGCTCGATTGCTTAATCAAAAAAGTTATGTTGAAATTTTTCCAAACATTATTCTTTACATCTCGCCTAACACTGAACATCTAAAATTACTTTTTAGTAGAGAAACAGTTTCTAAACTAGTTACTCCTGAGGTTTAA